From Pan troglodytes isolate AG18354 chromosome 11, NHGRI_mPanTro3-v2.0_pri, whole genome shotgun sequence, the proteins below share one genomic window:
- the RALGDS gene encoding ral guanine nucleotide dissociation stimulator isoform X15: MCLWGHSTAPAHTLSSPPLLFCSLPCALHLQPGTGHPPGQGPSKSSTQEIGEELINGVIYSISLRKVQLHHGGNKGQRWLGYENESALNLYETCKVRTVKAGTLEKLVEHLVPAFQGSDLSYVTIFLCTYRAFTTTQQVLDLLFKRYGCILPYSDEDGGPQDQLKNAISSILGTWLDQYSEDFCQPPDFPCLKQLVAYVQLNMPGSDLERRAHLLLAQLEHSEPIEAEPEALSPVPALKPTPELELALTPARAPSPVPAPAPEPEPAPTPAPGSELEVAPAPTPELQQAPEPAVGLESAPAPAPELEPAPEQDPAPSQTLELEPAPAPVPSLQPSWPSPVVAENGLSEEKPHLLVFPPDLVAEQFTLMDAELFKKVVPYHCLGSIWSQRDKKGKEHLAPTIRATVTQFNSVANCVITTCLGNRSTKAPDRARVVEHWIEVARECRILKNFSSLYAILSALQSNSIHRLKKTWEDVSRDSFRIFQKLSEIFSDENNYSLSRELLIKEGTSKFATLEMNPKRAQKRPKETGIIQGTVPYLGTFLTDLVMLDTAMKDYLYGRLINFEKRRKEFEVIAQIKLLQSACNNYSITPDEQFGAWFRAVERLSETESYNLSCELEPPSESASNTLRTKKNTAIVKRWSDRQAPSTELSTSGSSHSKSCDQLRCGPYLSSGDIADALSVHSAGSSSSDVEEINISFVPESPDGQEKKFWESASQSSPETSGISSASSSTSSSSASTTPVAATRTHKRSVSGLCNSSSALPLYNQQVGDCCIIRVSLDVDNGNMYKSILVTSQDKAPAVIRKAMDKHNLEEEEPEDYELLQILSDDRKLKIPENANVFYAMNSTANYDFVLKKRTFTKGVKVKHGASSTLPRMKQKGLKIAKGIF; encoded by the exons AGCTCCACACAGGAGATTGGTGAGGAGCTGATCAACGGAGTCATCTACTCCATCTCCCTGCGCAAGGTGCAGCTGCACCACGGAGGCAACAAAGGGCAGCGCTGGCTCGGG TATGAGAATGAGTCGGCCCTGAACCTTTATGAGACTTGCAAGGTGCGGACCGTGAAGGCTGGCACGCTGGAGAAGCTGGTGGAGCACCTGGTGCCAGCCTTCCAGGGCAGCGACCTCTCCTACGTCACCATCTTCCTGTGTACCTATAGAGCCTTCACCACCACCCAACAGGTCCTGGACCTGCTGTTCAAAAG ATACGGCTGCATCCTCCCCTATTCCGACGAGGATGGCGGACCCCAGGACCAACTTAAAAA TGCCATCTCCTCCATCCTGGGCACCTGGCTGGACCAGTACTCGGAGGATTTCTGTCAACCTCCAGACTTTCCCTGCCTCAAGCAGCTGGTGGCCTACGTGCAGCTCAACATGCCAGGCTCAGACCTGGAACGCCGTGCCCACCTTCTCCTGGCCCAGCTGGAGCACTCGGAACCCATTGAGGCAGAGCCTGAGG CTCTGTCACCAGTGCCAGCTCTAAAACCAACTCCAGAGCTCGAGCTAGCTCTAACACCAGCTCGAGCACCCAGCCCAGTGCCGGCTCCAGCCCCAGAGCCAGAGCCAGCTCCAACACCAGCTCCAGGTTCAGAGCTAGAAGTAGCTCCAGCACCAACTCCGGAGCTCCAGCAGGCTCCAGAGCCAGCTGTGGGACTAGAATCGGCTCCAGCGCCAGCTCCGGAACTAGAGCCAGCTCCAGAACAGGATCCAGCTCCCTCACAAACTCTAGAGCTGGAGCCAGCTCCAGCGCCAGTTCCATCATTACAGCCTTCCTGGCCTTCACCTGTGGTTGCAGAGAACGGGCTGAGTGAGGAGAAGCCTCACCTCTTGGTGTTCCCTCCTGATCTGGTGGCAGAGCAGTTTACACTGATGGATGCG GAACTGTTCAAGAAGGTGGTGCCCTACCACTGCCTGGGCTCCATCTGGTCCCAGCGGGACAAGAAGGGCAAGGAGCACCTGGCGCCCACCATCCGCGCCACTGTCACCCAGTTCAACAGTGTGGCCAACTGTGTCATCACCACCTGCCTCGGAAACCGAAGCACGAAAGCCCCAGACAGGGCCAGGGTGGTGGAGCACTGGATCGAGGTGGCCAGG GAGTGCCGGATCCTCAAGAACTTCTCGTCACTGTATGCCATCCTCTCTGCCCTGCAGAGCAACTCCATCCACCGTCTGAAGAAGACGTGGGAAGACGTTTCCAG GGACAGTTTCCGGATCTTTCAGAAGCTGTCAGAGATCTTCTCAGATGAGAACAACTACTCATTGAGCCGGGAGCTGCTCATCAAG GAGGGCACCTCCAAGTTTGCCACCCTGGAGATGAACCCCAAGAGAGCCCAGAAACGGCCGAAGGAGACG GGCATCATCCAGGGCACCGTTCCCTACCTGGGCACGTTCCTCACCGACCTGGTGATGCTGGACACTGCCATGAAGGACTATCTGTAT GGCAGACTCATCAACTTCGAGAAGAGGAGGAAG gagttcgaggtgaTCGCCCAGATCAAGCTGCTGCAGTCGGCCTGCAACAACTACAGCATCACGCCAGATGAGCAATTTGGGGCCTGGTTCCGGGCCGTGGAGCGGCTCAGCGAGACTGAGAG CTACAACCTGTCGTGCGAGCTGGAGCCCCCATCCGAGTCAGCCAGCAACACCCTCAGGACCAAGAAGAACACAGCCATTGTCAAGCGCTGGAGCGA CCGCCAGGCCCCCAGCACTGAGCTCAGTACCAGTGGCAGCTCCCACTCCAAGTCCTGTGACCAGCTCAGGTGTGGCCCCTACCTCAGCAGCGGGGACATCGCTGACGCGCTCAGCGTGCACTCGGCCGGCTCCTCTAGCTCCGACGTGGAGGAGATCAACATCAGCTTCGTCCCGGAGTCTCCTGACGGCCAGGAAAAGAAG ttctgggaatcgGCCTCACAGTCGTCCCCGGAGACCTCCGGCATCAGCTCTGCCTCCAGCAGCACCtcgtcctcctcagcctccaccaCGCCCGTGGCTGCCACACGCACCCACAAGCGCTCCGTCTCAGGGCTCTGCAACTCCAGCTCCGCGCTGCCGCTCTACAACCAGCAGGTGGGCGACTGCTGTATCATCCGCGTCAGCCTGGACGTGGACAACGGCAACATGTACAAGAGCATCCTG GTGACCAGCCAAGATAAGGCTCCGGCTGTAATCCGCAAGGCCATGGACAAACAcaacctggaggaggaggagccggAGGACTATGAGCTGCTGCAGATTCTCTCAGATGACCGGA AGCTGAAGATCCCTGAAAACGCCAACGTCTTCTATGCCATGAACTCTACCGCCAACTATGACTTTGTCCTGAAGAAGCGGACCTTCACCAAGGGAGTGAAGGTCAAGCACGGAGCCAGCTCCACCCTCCCTCGCATGAAGCAGAAAGGACTCAAGATTGCCAAGGGCATCTTCTGA
- the RALGDS gene encoding ral guanine nucleotide dissociation stimulator isoform X1, translating to MMVDCQSSTQEIGEELINGVIYSISLRKVQLHHGGNKGQRWLGYENESALNLYETCKVRTVKAGTLEKLVEHLVPAFQGSDLSYVTIFLCTYRAFTTTQQVLDLLFKRYGRCDALTASSRYGCILPYSDEDGGPQDQLKNAISSILGTWLDQYSEDFCQPPDFPCLKQLVAYVQLNMPGSDLERRAHLLLAQLEHSEPIEAEPEALSPVPALKPTPELELALTPARAPSPVPAPAPEPEPAPTPAPGSELEVAPAPTPELQQAPEPAVGLESAPAPAPELEPAPEQDPAPSQTLELEPAPAPVPSLQPSWPSPVVAENGLSEEKPHLLVFPPDLVAEQFTLMDAELFKKVVPYHCLGSIWSQRDKKGKEHLAPTIRATVTQFNSVANCVITTCLGNRSTKAPDRARVVEHWIEVARECRILKNFSSLYAILSALQSNSIHRLKKTWEDVSRDSFRIFQKLSEIFSDENNYSLSRELLIKEGTSKFATLEMNPKRAQKRPKETGIIQGTVPYLGTFLTDLVMLDTAMKDYLYGRLINFEKRRKEFEVIAQIKLLQSACNNYSITPDEQFGAWFRAVERLSETESYNLSCELEPPSESASNTLRTKKNTAIVKRWSDRQAPSTELSTSGSSHSKSCDQLRCGPYLSSGDIADALSVHSAGSSSSDVEEINISFVPESPDGQEKKVTACPSPQYPFPSPHSKSMHGARKPWILNTASRRFPIWRLAWGAPTGQWDLLILPSPSVLGIGLTVVPGDLRHQLCLQQHLVLLSLHHARGCHTHPQALRLRALQLQLRAAALQPAGGRLLYHPRQPGRGQRQHVQEHPGKPAGVAWVPPSTGGKCTLDTVHHPCPPGVYLVVGGEGQMSARYRNEEGSDQGQGWPEGTGGGKEQPCKAPRS from the exons AGCTCCACACAGGAGATTGGTGAGGAGCTGATCAACGGAGTCATCTACTCCATCTCCCTGCGCAAGGTGCAGCTGCACCACGGAGGCAACAAAGGGCAGCGCTGGCTCGGG TATGAGAATGAGTCGGCCCTGAACCTTTATGAGACTTGCAAGGTGCGGACCGTGAAGGCTGGCACGCTGGAGAAGCTGGTGGAGCACCTGGTGCCAGCCTTCCAGGGCAGCGACCTCTCCTACGTCACCATCTTCCTGTGTACCTATAGAGCCTTCACCACCACCCAACAGGTCCTGGACCTGCTGTTCAAAAG GTACGGTAGATGTGACGCCCTCACGGCCTCCTCTAGATACGGCTGCATCCTCCCCTATTCCGACGAGGATGGCGGACCCCAGGACCAACTTAAAAA TGCCATCTCCTCCATCCTGGGCACCTGGCTGGACCAGTACTCGGAGGATTTCTGTCAACCTCCAGACTTTCCCTGCCTCAAGCAGCTGGTGGCCTACGTGCAGCTCAACATGCCAGGCTCAGACCTGGAACGCCGTGCCCACCTTCTCCTGGCCCAGCTGGAGCACTCGGAACCCATTGAGGCAGAGCCTGAGG CTCTGTCACCAGTGCCAGCTCTAAAACCAACTCCAGAGCTCGAGCTAGCTCTAACACCAGCTCGAGCACCCAGCCCAGTGCCGGCTCCAGCCCCAGAGCCAGAGCCAGCTCCAACACCAGCTCCAGGTTCAGAGCTAGAAGTAGCTCCAGCACCAACTCCGGAGCTCCAGCAGGCTCCAGAGCCAGCTGTGGGACTAGAATCGGCTCCAGCGCCAGCTCCGGAACTAGAGCCAGCTCCAGAACAGGATCCAGCTCCCTCACAAACTCTAGAGCTGGAGCCAGCTCCAGCGCCAGTTCCATCATTACAGCCTTCCTGGCCTTCACCTGTGGTTGCAGAGAACGGGCTGAGTGAGGAGAAGCCTCACCTCTTGGTGTTCCCTCCTGATCTGGTGGCAGAGCAGTTTACACTGATGGATGCG GAACTGTTCAAGAAGGTGGTGCCCTACCACTGCCTGGGCTCCATCTGGTCCCAGCGGGACAAGAAGGGCAAGGAGCACCTGGCGCCCACCATCCGCGCCACTGTCACCCAGTTCAACAGTGTGGCCAACTGTGTCATCACCACCTGCCTCGGAAACCGAAGCACGAAAGCCCCAGACAGGGCCAGGGTGGTGGAGCACTGGATCGAGGTGGCCAGG GAGTGCCGGATCCTCAAGAACTTCTCGTCACTGTATGCCATCCTCTCTGCCCTGCAGAGCAACTCCATCCACCGTCTGAAGAAGACGTGGGAAGACGTTTCCAG GGACAGTTTCCGGATCTTTCAGAAGCTGTCAGAGATCTTCTCAGATGAGAACAACTACTCATTGAGCCGGGAGCTGCTCATCAAG GAGGGCACCTCCAAGTTTGCCACCCTGGAGATGAACCCCAAGAGAGCCCAGAAACGGCCGAAGGAGACG GGCATCATCCAGGGCACCGTTCCCTACCTGGGCACGTTCCTCACCGACCTGGTGATGCTGGACACTGCCATGAAGGACTATCTGTAT GGCAGACTCATCAACTTCGAGAAGAGGAGGAAG gagttcgaggtgaTCGCCCAGATCAAGCTGCTGCAGTCGGCCTGCAACAACTACAGCATCACGCCAGATGAGCAATTTGGGGCCTGGTTCCGGGCCGTGGAGCGGCTCAGCGAGACTGAGAG CTACAACCTGTCGTGCGAGCTGGAGCCCCCATCCGAGTCAGCCAGCAACACCCTCAGGACCAAGAAGAACACAGCCATTGTCAAGCGCTGGAGCGA CCGCCAGGCCCCCAGCACTGAGCTCAGTACCAGTGGCAGCTCCCACTCCAAGTCCTGTGACCAGCTCAGGTGTGGCCCCTACCTCAGCAGCGGGGACATCGCTGACGCGCTCAGCGTGCACTCGGCCGGCTCCTCTAGCTCCGACGTGGAGGAGATCAACATCAGCTTCGTCCCGGAGTCTCCTGACGGCCAGGAAAAGAAGGTGACTGCCTGCCCTTCTCCCCAATATCCTTTCCCATCTCCCCACTCCAAATCCATGCATGGGGCCAGGAAGCCCTGGATCCTGAACACAGCTTCTAGAAGGTTCCCCATCTGGCGGCTGGCCTGGGGTGCCCCCACAGGGCAGTGGGATCTGCTGATCTTACCGtctccctcagttctgggaatcgGCCTCACAGTCGTCCCCGGAGACCTCCGGCATCAGCTCTGCCTCCAGCAGCACCtcgtcctcctcagcctccaccaCGCCCGTGGCTGCCACACGCACCCACAAGCGCTCCGTCTCAGGGCTCTGCAACTCCAGCTCCGCGCTGCCGCTCTACAACCAGCAGGTGGGCGACTGCTGTATCATCCGCGTCAGCCTGGACGTGGACAACGGCAACATGTACAAGAGCATCCTGGTAAGCCGGCGGGGGTGGCCTGGGTCCCTCCCTCCACTGGCGGCAAATGCACCCTGGACACAGTGCACCATCCCTGCCCTCCCGGGGTCTACCTTGTAGTTGGCGGGGAAGGACAGATGTCAGCCAGGTACAGAAATGAAGAAGGTAGTGATCAGGGACAAGGCTGGCCTGAGGGCACAGGGGGAGGAAAGGAGCAGCCGTGCAAAGCCCCCAGGAGCTGA
- the RALGDS gene encoding ral guanine nucleotide dissociation stimulator isoform X2, with product MMVDCQSSTQEIGEELINGVIYSISLRKVQLHHGGNKGQRWLGYENESALNLYETCKVRTVKAGTLEKLVEHLVPAFQGSDLSYVTIFLCTYRAFTTTQQVLDLLFKRYGCILPYSDEDGGPQDQLKNAISSILGTWLDQYSEDFCQPPDFPCLKQLVAYVQLNMPGSDLERRAHLLLAQLEHSEPIEAEPEALSPVPALKPTPELELALTPARAPSPVPAPAPEPEPAPTPAPGSELEVAPAPTPELQQAPEPAVGLESAPAPAPELEPAPEQDPAPSQTLELEPAPAPVPSLQPSWPSPVVAENGLSEEKPHLLVFPPDLVAEQFTLMDAELFKKVVPYHCLGSIWSQRDKKGKEHLAPTIRATVTQFNSVANCVITTCLGNRSTKAPDRARVVEHWIEVARECRILKNFSSLYAILSALQSNSIHRLKKTWEDVSRDSFRIFQKLSEIFSDENNYSLSRELLIKEGTSKFATLEMNPKRAQKRPKETGIIQGTVPYLGTFLTDLVMLDTAMKDYLYGRLINFEKRRKEFEVIAQIKLLQSACNNYSITPDEQFGAWFRAVERLSETESYNLSCELEPPSESASNTLRTKKNTAIVKRWSDRQAPSTELSTSGSSHSKSCDQLRCGPYLSSGDIADALSVHSAGSSSSDVEEINISFVPESPDGQEKKVTACPSPQYPFPSPHSKSMHGARKPWILNTASRRFPIWRLAWGAPTGQWDLLILPSPSVLGIGLTVVPGDLRHQLCLQQHLVLLSLHHARGCHTHPQALRLRALQLQLRAAALQPAGGRLLYHPRQPGRGQRQHVQEHPGKPAGVAWVPPSTGGKCTLDTVHHPCPPGVYLVVGGEGQMSARYRNEEGSDQGQGWPEGTGGGKEQPCKAPRS from the exons AGCTCCACACAGGAGATTGGTGAGGAGCTGATCAACGGAGTCATCTACTCCATCTCCCTGCGCAAGGTGCAGCTGCACCACGGAGGCAACAAAGGGCAGCGCTGGCTCGGG TATGAGAATGAGTCGGCCCTGAACCTTTATGAGACTTGCAAGGTGCGGACCGTGAAGGCTGGCACGCTGGAGAAGCTGGTGGAGCACCTGGTGCCAGCCTTCCAGGGCAGCGACCTCTCCTACGTCACCATCTTCCTGTGTACCTATAGAGCCTTCACCACCACCCAACAGGTCCTGGACCTGCTGTTCAAAAG ATACGGCTGCATCCTCCCCTATTCCGACGAGGATGGCGGACCCCAGGACCAACTTAAAAA TGCCATCTCCTCCATCCTGGGCACCTGGCTGGACCAGTACTCGGAGGATTTCTGTCAACCTCCAGACTTTCCCTGCCTCAAGCAGCTGGTGGCCTACGTGCAGCTCAACATGCCAGGCTCAGACCTGGAACGCCGTGCCCACCTTCTCCTGGCCCAGCTGGAGCACTCGGAACCCATTGAGGCAGAGCCTGAGG CTCTGTCACCAGTGCCAGCTCTAAAACCAACTCCAGAGCTCGAGCTAGCTCTAACACCAGCTCGAGCACCCAGCCCAGTGCCGGCTCCAGCCCCAGAGCCAGAGCCAGCTCCAACACCAGCTCCAGGTTCAGAGCTAGAAGTAGCTCCAGCACCAACTCCGGAGCTCCAGCAGGCTCCAGAGCCAGCTGTGGGACTAGAATCGGCTCCAGCGCCAGCTCCGGAACTAGAGCCAGCTCCAGAACAGGATCCAGCTCCCTCACAAACTCTAGAGCTGGAGCCAGCTCCAGCGCCAGTTCCATCATTACAGCCTTCCTGGCCTTCACCTGTGGTTGCAGAGAACGGGCTGAGTGAGGAGAAGCCTCACCTCTTGGTGTTCCCTCCTGATCTGGTGGCAGAGCAGTTTACACTGATGGATGCG GAACTGTTCAAGAAGGTGGTGCCCTACCACTGCCTGGGCTCCATCTGGTCCCAGCGGGACAAGAAGGGCAAGGAGCACCTGGCGCCCACCATCCGCGCCACTGTCACCCAGTTCAACAGTGTGGCCAACTGTGTCATCACCACCTGCCTCGGAAACCGAAGCACGAAAGCCCCAGACAGGGCCAGGGTGGTGGAGCACTGGATCGAGGTGGCCAGG GAGTGCCGGATCCTCAAGAACTTCTCGTCACTGTATGCCATCCTCTCTGCCCTGCAGAGCAACTCCATCCACCGTCTGAAGAAGACGTGGGAAGACGTTTCCAG GGACAGTTTCCGGATCTTTCAGAAGCTGTCAGAGATCTTCTCAGATGAGAACAACTACTCATTGAGCCGGGAGCTGCTCATCAAG GAGGGCACCTCCAAGTTTGCCACCCTGGAGATGAACCCCAAGAGAGCCCAGAAACGGCCGAAGGAGACG GGCATCATCCAGGGCACCGTTCCCTACCTGGGCACGTTCCTCACCGACCTGGTGATGCTGGACACTGCCATGAAGGACTATCTGTAT GGCAGACTCATCAACTTCGAGAAGAGGAGGAAG gagttcgaggtgaTCGCCCAGATCAAGCTGCTGCAGTCGGCCTGCAACAACTACAGCATCACGCCAGATGAGCAATTTGGGGCCTGGTTCCGGGCCGTGGAGCGGCTCAGCGAGACTGAGAG CTACAACCTGTCGTGCGAGCTGGAGCCCCCATCCGAGTCAGCCAGCAACACCCTCAGGACCAAGAAGAACACAGCCATTGTCAAGCGCTGGAGCGA CCGCCAGGCCCCCAGCACTGAGCTCAGTACCAGTGGCAGCTCCCACTCCAAGTCCTGTGACCAGCTCAGGTGTGGCCCCTACCTCAGCAGCGGGGACATCGCTGACGCGCTCAGCGTGCACTCGGCCGGCTCCTCTAGCTCCGACGTGGAGGAGATCAACATCAGCTTCGTCCCGGAGTCTCCTGACGGCCAGGAAAAGAAGGTGACTGCCTGCCCTTCTCCCCAATATCCTTTCCCATCTCCCCACTCCAAATCCATGCATGGGGCCAGGAAGCCCTGGATCCTGAACACAGCTTCTAGAAGGTTCCCCATCTGGCGGCTGGCCTGGGGTGCCCCCACAGGGCAGTGGGATCTGCTGATCTTACCGtctccctcagttctgggaatcgGCCTCACAGTCGTCCCCGGAGACCTCCGGCATCAGCTCTGCCTCCAGCAGCACCtcgtcctcctcagcctccaccaCGCCCGTGGCTGCCACACGCACCCACAAGCGCTCCGTCTCAGGGCTCTGCAACTCCAGCTCCGCGCTGCCGCTCTACAACCAGCAGGTGGGCGACTGCTGTATCATCCGCGTCAGCCTGGACGTGGACAACGGCAACATGTACAAGAGCATCCTGGTAAGCCGGCGGGGGTGGCCTGGGTCCCTCCCTCCACTGGCGGCAAATGCACCCTGGACACAGTGCACCATCCCTGCCCTCCCGGGGTCTACCTTGTAGTTGGCGGGGAAGGACAGATGTCAGCCAGGTACAGAAATGAAGAAGGTAGTGATCAGGGACAAGGCTGGCCTGAGGGCACAGGGGGAGGAAAGGAGCAGCCGTGCAAAGCCCCCAGGAGCTGA